One window of Campylobacter avium LMG 24591 genomic DNA carries:
- a CDS encoding outer membrane beta-barrel protein: MKKIFSVFLFVFIILSSAKAEVDGLFIGGGLGYASTTIKPQNVNADNLNLHLIMGHKLFFDDNIGLRVYGNFLYDWMNGISRTINAGSYYHLGANVDFLYNFINRGYTSYGAFVGLNLGFTFWNTTSLDTYLNFGLRAAFNEAHSAELAFRVPFAYHTLNSSTGQRGRQVFNPMLRYVYTLPSY, encoded by the coding sequence ATGAAAAAGATTTTTTCGGTGTTTTTATTTGTATTTATCATATTAAGCTCTGCTAAGGCTGAGGTGGATGGCTTGTTCATAGGCGGTGGTTTGGGTTATGCTTCTACCACTATAAAGCCTCAAAATGTCAACGCAGATAATTTAAATTTACATTTAATTATGGGGCATAAGCTCTTTTTTGACGACAATATAGGCTTAAGAGTGTATGGAAATTTTTTGTATGATTGGATGAATGGAATTTCAAGGACTATAAATGCGGGAAGCTACTATCACTTGGGTGCAAATGTTGATTTTTTGTATAATTTTATAAACCGCGGCTACACCTCTTACGGTGCCTTTGTTGGCTTAAATTTAGGCTTTACTTTTTGGAACACCACAAGCCTTGATACTTACTTAAATTTTGGCTTAAGAGCTGCCTTTAATGAAGCGCATTCCGCAGAGCTTGCTTTTAGGGTTCCTTTTGCTTATCACACGTTAAATTCAAGCACGGGACAAAGAGGCAGACAAGTTTTTAACCCTATGCTAAGATATGTTTATACCCTGCCTAGCTACTAA
- the purC gene encoding phosphoribosylaminoimidazolesuccinocarboxamide synthase: MEKKDLLYEGKAKKLFKTNDENVLLSEFKDDLTAFNAEKKGSESGKGALNCEISTKLFELLEKNGIKTHLVEKISKNEQLVKKCEIIKIEVIVRNVATGSLSKRLGIKDGEILPFALVEFCLKDDALGDPFINDEHCLLLNLVSNKDEIELIKQKARKINEILLIFFAERKLRLIDFKIEFGKDKNGEIILADEISPDSCRFWDKDTNEKLDKDRFRQNLGSVKVAYEEVLRRILKDEK; this comes from the coding sequence ATAGAAAAAAAAGATTTACTATACGAGGGCAAGGCAAAGAAGCTTTTTAAAACAAATGACGAAAATGTCTTGCTTAGCGAATTTAAAGATGACTTAACCGCTTTTAATGCCGAAAAAAAAGGCAGCGAAAGTGGAAAAGGTGCATTAAACTGCGAGATTAGCACCAAGCTTTTTGAATTGCTTGAAAAAAATGGTATTAAAACTCATCTTGTGGAAAAAATCAGCAAAAATGAGCAACTTGTAAAAAAATGCGAGATAATCAAGATAGAAGTCATAGTAAGAAATGTTGCCACAGGCTCGCTTAGCAAAAGACTTGGCATAAAAGACGGCGAAATTTTACCCTTTGCCTTGGTGGAATTCTGCCTAAAAGATGACGCTTTGGGCGACCCTTTTATAAATGATGAGCATTGTTTACTCTTAAATTTAGTATCTAATAAAGATGAAATAGAGCTTATAAAACAAAAAGCAAGAAAGATAAATGAAATTTTGCTTATCTTTTTTGCTGAAAGAAAACTAAGACTGATTGACTTTAAGATAGAATTTGGTAAGGATAAAAACGGCGAAATAATCCTAGCTGATGAGATAAGCCCTGATAGTTGTCGCTTTTGGGACAAAGATACAAACGAAAAGCTGGATAAAGACAGGTTTAGACAAAATTTAGGCTCTGTTAAAGTGGCTTATGAAGAAGTTTTAAGACGAATTTTGAAAGATGAGAAATGA
- a CDS encoding CapA family protein produces the protein MRIFCLFFSLFLYLKANDNVSLIMAGDALLHSRVYKDAMFKDKNSSKISFDFTKILSPLQKLISSYDLAFYNQESLLGGTELGLSSYPNFNSPKEFGDAMLKLGFNLVSLANNHSLDKGEKGVLSSLKYWNKQNFLLHAGTYLSNEDKNSLSFFNINGIKFGLLAYTYGLNGHSLTKPFLVSLIDKKQMKKDIQRLRKDVDVLLVSLHWGDEYVFKPSKEQKELAKFLASLDVDVIIGTHSHVIAPIEFIDDTLVIYSLGNFLSAQNELEKRVGLLVGLIFEKDEKRARISKLGFEFIYTYRDSKDRNFRVYPFRDLNESILPNHKDIQKQYEKIVLDLNKSIQTSLPR, from the coding sequence ATGAGAATTTTTTGCCTTTTTTTCTCACTTTTTCTTTACCTAAAAGCAAATGATAATGTTTCTTTGATAATGGCAGGAGATGCCTTGCTTCATAGCAGGGTTTATAAGGACGCTATGTTTAAGGATAAAAACTCAAGCAAGATAAGTTTTGATTTTACAAAAATCTTAAGTCCGCTTCAAAAACTCATTTCAAGCTATGATTTAGCCTTTTATAATCAAGAAAGTTTGCTTGGCGGCACAGAACTTGGGCTTAGCTCTTATCCAAATTTCAATTCTCCAAAAGAATTTGGCGATGCTATGCTAAAACTTGGTTTTAATTTAGTTTCTTTGGCAAATAATCACAGCTTAGATAAAGGAGAAAAGGGAGTTTTATCCTCTCTTAAGTATTGGAATAAACAAAATTTCTTGCTTCATGCTGGAACTTATCTCTCAAATGAAGATAAAAACTCACTTAGTTTTTTTAATATAAATGGCATTAAATTTGGCTTACTAGCTTATACTTACGGGCTTAATGGGCATTCTTTGACAAAGCCTTTTTTAGTCTCTTTGATAGATAAAAAGCAGATGAAAAAAGATATACAAAGGCTTAGAAAAGATGTTGATGTGCTTTTAGTTTCCTTGCACTGGGGCGATGAGTATGTTTTTAAGCCAAGCAAAGAGCAAAAAGAACTTGCCAAATTTCTAGCTTCTTTGGATGTAGATGTTATCATCGGCACGCACTCGCATGTTATAGCACCCATTGAATTTATAGATGATACCTTGGTGATTTACTCTTTAGGAAATTTCTTATCCGCACAAAATGAGCTTGAAAAGCGGGTAGGACTTTTGGTAGGACTTATTTTTGAAAAAGATGAAAAAAGGGCTAGAATTTCAAAGTTAGGCTTTGAGTTTATTTACACTTATAGAGATAGTAAGGATAGAAATTTTAGGGTCTATCCCTTTAGAGATTTAAACGAAAGTATTTTGCCAAACCACAAAGACATACAAAAGCAATATGAAAAAATAGTGCTTGATTTAAATAAAAGCATTCAAACAAGTTTGCCTAGATGA
- the efp gene encoding elongation factor P, producing the protein MATYSMGDLKKGLKIEIDGIPFKIVEYQHVKPGKGPAFVRIKIKSFIDGKVLEKTFHAGDKCEAPNLEEKKMQYLYDEGEFCQFMDNETYEQVGIASSDVGEAKKWILDGMNVSVLFHNGKAIDIEVPQVVELKIIETAPNFKGDTQGSNKKPATLETGAVVQIPFHVLEGETIRVDTTKGEYIERVSK; encoded by the coding sequence ATGGCTACTTACTCCATGGGTGATTTAAAAAAAGGCTTAAAGATAGAAATTGATGGAATTCCATTTAAGATAGTTGAGTATCAACACGTAAAACCTGGCAAAGGACCAGCCTTTGTAAGAATAAAAATAAAATCTTTCATAGATGGCAAGGTTTTAGAAAAAACCTTTCACGCAGGAGATAAATGTGAGGCTCCAAATTTAGAAGAAAAGAAAATGCAATACCTCTACGATGAGGGCGAGTTTTGTCAGTTTATGGACAATGAAACATATGAGCAAGTAGGCATAGCTTCAAGCGATGTGGGCGAGGCTAAAAAATGGATTTTAGACGGGATGAATGTTTCTGTGCTTTTTCACAACGGCAAGGCTATAGATATAGAAGTGCCACAGGTTGTGGAACTAAAAATCATAGAAACCGCACCAAATTTCAAAGGCGATACCCAGGGTTCAAATAAAAAACCAGCCACACTTGAAACAGGAGCTGTGGTACAAATTCCTTTTCATGTCTTAGAGGGCGAAACCATAAGAGTAGATACCACAAAGGGTGAATATATAGAAAGAGTAAGTAAATAA
- a CDS encoding S41 family peptidase, whose amino-acid sequence MKTNRRIASVFGFFAATLFCFILTQNTYAANKEITDKQDMQKRLDAFNKYSKTLSIIEQYYVDDENLSDLVDKSISGLLSNLDAHSAFLDEKAFADMKIQTKGEFGGLGITVGMKDNALTVIAPIEGTPADKAGIKAGDIIIKIDDEATIDMKLDEAVSKMRGKPRTPINITILRKNVTKPIEIKLIRDIIKIESVYAKLIEDENILYLRVTSFDQNVANQASKQIKKYPDVKGIVLDLRNNPGGLLDQAIELTNLFVDEGVIVSQKGRIEGENKEHKALASKKITDVSLVVLVNAGSASASEIVSGALQDLKRAVVVGENTFGKGSVQSIMPISENEALKLTIARYYLPSGRTIQAVGVKPDIEIGAGKITQDESFSIKETNLKQHLQGEAPSEKKEDVKSDKKSKDIITKEEINNDAQLKSAVDTVKILNLTRTYK is encoded by the coding sequence TTGAAAACAAATAGAAGAATTGCGAGCGTTTTTGGCTTTTTTGCTGCTACTTTATTTTGTTTTATCTTAACTCAAAATACATACGCTGCAAATAAAGAAATAACAGACAAGCAAGATATGCAAAAAAGGCTTGATGCCTTTAATAAATACTCAAAGACATTATCCATAATAGAACAGTATTATGTTGATGATGAAAATTTAAGTGATTTGGTGGATAAATCAATATCTGGGCTGCTTTCAAATTTAGACGCTCATTCTGCTTTTTTGGATGAAAAGGCTTTTGCTGATATGAAAATTCAGACAAAGGGCGAATTTGGCGGACTTGGCATAACTGTTGGCATGAAAGATAATGCTTTAACTGTTATAGCTCCGATTGAAGGAACTCCTGCTGATAAAGCCGGTATAAAGGCTGGAGATATAATCATAAAGATAGATGATGAAGCAACCATAGATATGAAGCTTGATGAAGCAGTAAGTAAAATGAGAGGAAAGCCAAGAACACCAATTAATATAACAATACTAAGAAAAAATGTCACAAAACCGATAGAAATCAAGCTCATAAGAGACATCATAAAGATAGAAAGCGTGTATGCAAAGCTTATAGAGGATGAAAACATACTTTATCTTAGGGTTACTAGCTTTGACCAAAATGTAGCAAACCAGGCAAGCAAGCAAATCAAAAAATACCCTGATGTAAAAGGCATAGTGCTTGATTTAAGAAACAACCCAGGAGGCCTGCTAGACCAAGCCATAGAGCTTACAAATTTATTTGTCGATGAGGGCGTGATAGTATCTCAAAAGGGTCGCATAGAAGGCGAAAACAAAGAACACAAAGCATTAGCTAGCAAAAAAATTACAGATGTATCCTTAGTTGTGCTTGTTAATGCCGGAAGTGCTAGTGCTAGCGAGATAGTAAGCGGGGCCTTGCAAGATTTAAAAAGAGCAGTGGTAGTTGGAGAAAACACCTTTGGAAAAGGTAGCGTGCAAAGCATAATGCCTATAAGCGAAAACGAGGCATTAAAGCTAACCATAGCAAGATATTATTTGCCAAGCGGCAGAACCATACAAGCAGTGGGCGTTAAGCCTGACATAGAAATAGGTGCTGGCAAAATAACTCAAGACGAAAGCTTTAGCATAAAAGAAACCAACCTAAAACAACACTTACAAGGCGAAGCACCAAGTGAGAAAAAAGAGGATGTAAAAAGTGATAAAAAGTCTAAGGATATAATCACAAAAGAAGAGATAAATAACGACGCACAGCTTAAATCAGCTGTTGATACCGTTAAAATTCTAAATTTAACTAGGACTTATAAATGA
- a CDS encoding acetyl-CoA carboxylase subunit A gives MIHKILIANRGEIAVRVIRACRDLHIKNVAVFTEPDRECLHVKIADEAYRIGTDAIRGYLDAKRIVEIAKACKADAIHPGYGFLSENYEFAKECEDAGIIFIGPKSDIIRKMGNKNIARYLMHKNGIPIVPGTDKLNNHSMDEIKLFAEKIGYPVILKASGGGGGRGIRVVHKEEELESAFDSCKREALSFFNNDEVFMEKYIENPRHIEFQILGDNYGNIIHLCERDCSIQRRHQKLIEIAPCPSISANLRKTIGVTAVAAAKAVGYTNAGTIEFLLDDYNNFYFMEMNTRIQVEHPVTEEITGVDLIVRQIRIAAGAILDLQQSDIVPRGYAIEARITAENVWKNFIPNPGTIGEYYPALGPGVRVDTHIYKGYTVPPFYDSLLAKLIVKAGSFELVVNKLQRALKEFTIDDIRSTIPFLIAITKIKEFRRGYFDTSFIETHMQELLEKTEDRHQENKEEVIAAIAATLKKIRESRE, from the coding sequence ATGATTCATAAAATTTTAATTGCCAACCGTGGGGAAATTGCCGTTAGGGTGATTAGAGCTTGTAGGGATTTACATATAAAAAATGTAGCGGTTTTTACAGAACCTGACAGAGAGTGTTTGCATGTAAAAATAGCTGATGAAGCCTATAGGATAGGAACTGATGCTATTAGAGGTTATTTGGATGCTAAAAGGATAGTAGAGATTGCAAAGGCTTGTAAGGCTGATGCCATCCACCCAGGATATGGCTTTTTAAGTGAAAATTATGAATTTGCTAAAGAATGTGAGGACGCCGGCATTATTTTCATAGGGCCAAAATCAGACATCATAAGAAAAATGGGCAATAAAAACATAGCAAGATATTTAATGCATAAAAACGGAATTCCAATAGTTCCAGGCACTGATAAACTAAACAATCACAGCATGGACGAGATTAAATTATTTGCTGAAAAAATAGGTTATCCGGTTATCTTAAAGGCAAGCGGAGGTGGCGGTGGTAGGGGAATTCGCGTAGTGCATAAAGAAGAAGAGCTTGAAAGTGCTTTTGATTCTTGCAAAAGAGAGGCTCTTAGCTTTTTTAATAATGATGAAGTTTTTATGGAAAAATACATAGAAAATCCGCGTCACATAGAATTTCAAATTCTAGGCGATAATTACGGCAACATCATCCATCTTTGCGAAAGGGACTGTTCTATACAAAGAAGACATCAAAAGCTTATAGAAATAGCACCTTGTCCTAGCATATCTGCAAATTTAAGAAAAACCATAGGTGTTACAGCAGTGGCCGCTGCTAAGGCTGTTGGTTATACTAATGCTGGAACTATCGAGTTTTTGCTTGATGATTACAACAATTTTTATTTTATGGAGATGAATACAAGAATTCAAGTTGAGCACCCTGTTACCGAGGAGATTACGGGCGTAGATTTGATTGTGCGTCAAATTCGTATAGCAGCCGGGGCTATTCTTGATTTGCAACAAAGCGATATAGTTCCTAGAGGTTACGCTATTGAGGCAAGGATTACGGCTGAAAATGTATGGAAAAATTTTATCCCAAATCCAGGAACCATAGGTGAGTATTACCCAGCTTTAGGACCTGGCGTAAGGGTCGATACTCATATATATAAGGGTTATACTGTGCCGCCTTTTTATGATTCTTTGCTAGCAAAACTCATAGTAAAGGCTGGTAGCTTTGAACTTGTTGTAAATAAACTACAAAGAGCCTTGAAAGAATTCACCATAGATGATATAAGAAGCACTATACCATTTTTGATAGCAATTACTAAGATAAAAGAATTTAGAAGAGGGTATTTTGACACTTCTTTTATAGAAACGCATATGCAAGAATTGTTAGAAAAAACAGAGGACAGACACCAAGAAAACAAAGAAGAGGTTATAGCAGCCATAGCAGCAACCTTGAAAAAGATTAGAGAAAGTAGAGAATAA
- a CDS encoding sugar phosphate isomerase/epimerase family protein: MKLGLETESMHLWFQNHKMDIFSFCDFAKELGLDGVIINIIKDYGLDENWGCLGSDEEEHLKKLRQKLDEYAFYCEIDAKGFELAKFQKIARVCKALNAKIIRSYVPLTDKNKKVKSASEGAYDDSKIHAAFDKEEFLASAKEIKALIPLLEENDLYLAIENHEYQSSQDLLDLLNLIKHPRVRLLFDFGNSMMAFEEPVKACENMAKFIISTHAKDHIVFAEDGQNYVCGVPLGEGNINIKALLQILKKQGLERINIEQCYPYCATFKRELGCGGVSEFKGAFKLEKPLFDELKAMQYYYPQEVSKEALERLLLLQKEGVKKSIKHIKSLIKEL; this comes from the coding sequence ATGAAACTAGGCTTAGAAACAGAAAGTATGCATCTTTGGTTTCAAAACCATAAAATGGACATCTTTTCCTTTTGTGATTTTGCTAAAGAGCTAGGACTTGATGGAGTGATTATAAACATCATAAAAGATTACGGGCTTGATGAGAACTGGGGCTGTTTAGGAAGTGATGAGGAGGAGCATTTAAAAAAACTTAGACAAAAGCTTGATGAGTATGCTTTTTACTGCGAGATAGACGCAAAGGGCTTTGAGCTTGCTAAATTTCAAAAGATAGCTAGGGTTTGTAAGGCACTAAATGCAAAAATTATAAGAAGCTATGTGCCTCTAACGGATAAAAACAAAAAAGTAAAAAGTGCTAGTGAGGGAGCGTATGATGATTCTAAAATTCACGCTGCCTTTGATAAGGAGGAGTTTTTAGCAAGTGCTAAAGAAATAAAGGCGCTAATTCCTCTTTTAGAGGAAAATGATTTGTATCTAGCTATAGAAAATCACGAGTATCAAAGCTCACAGGATTTGCTTGATTTGCTAAATCTTATCAAGCACCCTAGAGTTAGGCTTTTGTTTGACTTTGGAAATTCTATGATGGCTTTTGAAGAGCCTGTGAAAGCGTGTGAAAATATGGCTAAGTTTATCATAAGCACACACGCAAAGGATCATATAGTTTTTGCTGAAGATGGGCAAAATTATGTTTGCGGTGTGCCTTTAGGAGAGGGAAATATCAATATAAAAGCCCTCCTTCAAATCCTTAAAAAACAAGGCTTAGAAAGGATAAACATAGAGCAGTGCTATCCTTACTGTGCCACTTTTAAAAGAGAGTTAGGCTGCGGGGGTGTGAGTGAGTTTAAAGGAGCTTTTAAGCTTGAAAAACCTTTGTTTGATGAGCTTAAGGCAATGCAGTATTACTACCCTCAAGAAGTGAGCAAAGAAGCCTTAGAAAGACTTTTACTTTTACAAAAAGAAGGTGTGAAAAAAAGCATAAAGCACATAAAAAGCCTAATCAAAGAGCTTTAA
- the murG gene encoding undecaprenyldiphospho-muramoylpentapeptide beta-N-acetylglucosaminyltransferase has product MIIAITGGGTGGHLSIAKALALSAAKSDIECIYIGSNFGQDRAWFENSKLFSHKYFLESKGVVNQKGFKKILSFLQILKASLKARKILNKHKVKDVFSVGGYSSAPASFATFFSNKNLFIHEQNSKKGFLNSLLKPFCKEFFSSFEKTFCSYPVNEVFFDTARTRKKLESIIFLGGSQGAKFINDLALKLAKSLDEKGVKIVHQCGKNEYERCKKEYESLGVKVELFDFDKNLYERVAKADLAIARSGASTLFELCANNLPSIFIPYPFAAKNHQYFNAKFLQDKALCQIFTQDELKDEKLILNSIFSMNLEIISSGLKEILEKNGADFIIKKALNIKA; this is encoded by the coding sequence ATGATAATAGCTATAACAGGAGGAGGCACCGGCGGACACTTAAGTATAGCAAAGGCTTTAGCTTTAAGTGCTGCTAAATCTGACATAGAGTGCATTTACATAGGTTCAAACTTTGGGCAAGATAGGGCTTGGTTTGAAAACTCAAAACTCTTTTCTCATAAATACTTTTTAGAAAGCAAGGGCGTGGTAAATCAAAAAGGCTTTAAAAAAATTCTATCCTTTTTGCAAATCTTAAAAGCAAGTTTAAAAGCTAGAAAAATCCTAAACAAACACAAGGTAAAAGACGTTTTTAGCGTAGGCGGCTACTCCTCAGCCCCAGCTTCTTTTGCTACTTTTTTTTCAAATAAAAACTTATTCATACACGAGCAAAATTCAAAAAAAGGCTTTTTAAACTCTCTTTTAAAGCCCTTTTGCAAGGAATTTTTCTCATCCTTTGAAAAGACATTTTGCTCTTATCCTGTAAATGAAGTTTTTTTTGATACAGCAAGAACTCGCAAAAAGCTTGAAAGTATCATCTTTTTAGGTGGCTCTCAAGGGGCTAAATTTATAAATGATTTAGCCTTAAAACTAGCAAAAAGCCTAGATGAAAAAGGTGTTAAGATAGTGCATCAATGCGGAAAAAATGAGTATGAAAGATGTAAAAAAGAATATGAAAGCTTAGGTGTAAAAGTAGAACTTTTTGACTTTGATAAAAACTTATATGAAAGGGTGGCAAAGGCTGATTTAGCTATAGCAAGATCTGGTGCTAGCACTCTTTTTGAACTATGTGCAAATAATTTACCAAGTATCTTTATACCCTATCCTTTTGCTGCTAAAAATCATCAGTATTTTAATGCCAAATTCTTACAAGATAAGGCTTTGTGTCAAATTTTTACCCAAGATGAGTTAAAAGATGAAAAATTGATTTTAAACTCTATTTTTTCCATGAATTTAGAAATAATATCAAGTGGCTTAAAAGAAATTTTAGAAAAAAATGGCGCTGATTTCATCATCAAAAAAGCTTTGAATATAAAAGCATAG
- a CDS encoding arginyltransferase: MQILSLCSLEHDCPYLENKFLRNEYNIVFNCSKKLNQELISRGWRRFGKFFSRPICRDCNECVSYRIKVDDFKLSRQFKRVLKKNQNTKLLIDKPGVSNERLYIYNKYHKYMQEKRAWEENTMRFSQYYSLYVDGDENFGYELRFYVDNKLVCVDLIDILEDGISSIYCYYDPDFSYLNLGKFSLLKEIEIAKNRGLKYIYLGYFVKGCQSLSYKADYTPNEILKMTSSLYEVANLWESNDANSAKLRVYKC; the protein is encoded by the coding sequence ATGCAAATACTAAGTTTATGTTCCTTAGAACACGACTGTCCTTATCTTGAAAATAAATTTTTACGCAATGAGTACAACATAGTTTTTAATTGCTCTAAAAAGCTTAATCAAGAGCTAATTAGCAGGGGTTGGCGTCGTTTTGGCAAATTCTTTTCAAGGCCTATTTGCAGGGACTGCAATGAGTGCGTGAGTTATAGGATTAAGGTTGATGATTTTAAGCTTTCAAGGCAGTTCAAAAGAGTTCTTAAGAAAAATCAAAATACAAAACTTTTGATAGACAAGCCCGGCGTTAGCAACGAAAGGCTTTATATTTACAACAAATACCACAAATACATGCAAGAAAAAAGAGCCTGGGAAGAAAATACCATGCGTTTTTCGCAGTATTATTCTTTATATGTGGATGGAGACGAGAATTTTGGTTATGAGCTTAGATTTTATGTTGATAATAAGCTTGTTTGCGTTGATTTGATTGATATCTTAGAGGATGGAATTTCTAGTATTTATTGCTATTATGACCCTGATTTTTCTTATTTAAATTTGGGCAAATTTTCTTTATTAAAAGAGATTGAAATAGCGAAAAATAGAGGGCTTAAATATATTTATCTAGGATATTTTGTAAAAGGGTGTCAATCTTTATCGTATAAAGCCGATTATACCCCAAATGAAATTTTAAAAATGACAAGTTCATTATATGAAGTTGCAAATTTGTGGGAGAGTAATGATGCAAATAGTGCAAAGCTTAGAGTCTATAAGTGTTAA
- the ftsW gene encoding putative lipid II flippase FtsW, giving the protein MFADKKLFYLSSILITIGIVFSYSLSAFTVLYLGYDDFHFFIRQLAFGISGILIMFFISQINPDTALFHKLMIALLLISFIAIIILPFLPANLATASGGAKRWIRLGPISISPVEFFKIGLIYFLAWSYTRRIDDSKKAIKSEILILLPYMIVAIIVIGYIYITQNDLGQSVISFFIILALAFFAGASKKLFAFGLVIATMIGFLVIFSSQRRIERISNWWGNIQDAFLPFFPDWLVQIVKVSSNSEPYQISHSLNAIAHGGFFGEGLGLGIFKLGFLSEVHTDFVLAGITEEIGLVGLAVICILYLLMILRIFKIAGRCENKVHFIFCSGVALLLLFSFFMNAFGIISLTPLKGVAVPLLSYGGSSMWSICIALGCVLMISKKVKL; this is encoded by the coding sequence TTGTTTGCGGATAAGAAATTATTTTACTTAAGCTCCATTTTAATAACCATAGGCATAGTTTTTTCATACTCTTTAAGTGCCTTTACTGTGCTTTATTTAGGTTATGATGATTTTCATTTTTTTATAAGACAGCTAGCCTTTGGCATAAGCGGAATTCTTATAATGTTTTTTATATCTCAAATAAATCCCGACACAGCTTTATTTCACAAGCTTATGATAGCCTTGCTACTCATATCTTTTATAGCTATCATCATCTTGCCCTTTTTGCCTGCAAATTTAGCCACAGCAAGCGGAGGTGCAAAAAGGTGGATAAGACTTGGTCCTATTTCAATTTCACCGGTTGAGTTTTTTAAAATAGGTCTTATTTATTTTCTTGCTTGGTCTTATACAAGACGCATTGATGACAGTAAAAAGGCCATAAAAAGTGAAATTTTAATACTGCTTCCTTATATGATAGTAGCTATCATAGTCATAGGCTACATTTACATCACGCAAAATGATTTAGGACAAAGCGTGATTTCCTTTTTCATTATACTTGCTTTGGCATTTTTTGCTGGAGCTAGTAAAAAACTCTTTGCCTTTGGGCTTGTGATAGCCACTATGATAGGCTTTTTAGTTATCTTTAGCTCGCAAAGACGCATAGAAAGAATTTCAAATTGGTGGGGCAATATCCAAGACGCCTTTTTACCTTTTTTTCCAGATTGGCTAGTGCAAATCGTAAAGGTTAGCTCAAATTCAGAGCCTTATCAAATTTCGCACTCACTAAACGCCATAGCACACGGAGGCTTTTTTGGCGAAGGGCTTGGGCTTGGAATTTTTAAGCTAGGATTTTTAAGTGAGGTGCATACTGACTTTGTCTTAGCAGGCATAACTGAAGAAATAGGACTTGTGGGGCTTGCGGTGATTTGTATCTTGTATTTGCTAATGATTTTAAGGATATTTAAGATAGCTGGTCGCTGCGAGAACAAGGTGCATTTTATATTCTGTTCCGGTGTGGCATTGCTTTTACTCTTTTCTTTCTTTATGAATGCCTTTGGTATCATCTCGCTAACTCCTTTAAAAGGCGTTGCTGTGCCGCTTTTAAGCTATGGGGGAAGTTCTATGTGGTCTATTTGTATAGCCTTGGGCTGTGTTTTAATGATTTCAAAAAAGGTTAAATTATGA
- a CDS encoding adenylosuccinate lyase encodes MQIVQSLESISVNTDDIDIFHYLKELITKNFSRVLGRKDKIFSFFEENEIPQRKYFLKLLEKKYHDKNSKDIQNLSEAYHKTFRLNFKQENTLRAIIEIEVKFVGTSLVFVFKNKEKLFVSYIKQYFKEHNTRYDDDKKMLFIDYKDENTFNLFESFACVSEHLKYCVDFIINSDEYQNFKQTAHKKEANKWKFNALAKLFSTYFQVLDCKPSDDLSKIRQQYLIMVKMYHPDFHQDASVEQRMYCREQFEKIQIAYDNLKSLYKNNG; translated from the coding sequence ATGCAAATAGTGCAAAGCTTAGAGTCTATAAGTGTTAATACAGACGACATAGACATTTTTCACTATCTAAAAGAGCTTATTACAAAGAATTTTTCTAGGGTTTTGGGTAGAAAAGATAAGATTTTTTCATTTTTTGAGGAAAATGAGATACCTCAAAGAAAGTATTTTCTAAAATTACTTGAGAAAAAATACCACGACAAAAATTCAAAAGACATACAAAATTTAAGCGAGGCCTACCATAAGACCTTTAGGTTAAATTTTAAGCAAGAAAACACCCTAAGAGCCATAATAGAAATAGAGGTTAAATTTGTTGGAACTTCCTTAGTTTTTGTCTTTAAAAACAAGGAAAAACTTTTCGTATCTTACATAAAGCAGTATTTTAAAGAGCATAATACTAGATACGATGATGATAAAAAAATGCTTTTTATAGATTATAAGGATGAGAATACCTTTAATCTTTTTGAAAGCTTTGCCTGCGTGAGCGAGCATTTAAAATATTGCGTTGATTTTATAATAAATAGCGATGAGTATCAAAATTTCAAGCAAACAGCTCACAAAAAAGAGGCTAATAAATGGAAATTTAACGCTTTGGCTAAGTTATTTAGCACCTATTTTCAAGTGCTTGATTGCAAACCAAGTGATGATTTAAGCAAGATTAGACAGCAGTATCTCATAATGGTAAAGATGTATCACCCTGATTTTCACCAAGATGCGAGCGTGGAGCAAAGGATGTATTGCAGAGAGCAGTTTGAAAAAATTCAAATCGCTTATGATAATTTAAAATCCTTGTATAAAAACAACGGCTAA